Proteins from one Dromiciops gliroides isolate mDroGli1 chromosome 6, mDroGli1.pri, whole genome shotgun sequence genomic window:
- the PCDH7 gene encoding protocadherin-7 isoform X7, whose translation MLRMRTMGLARGWCCWCLCCFLLPVSVTLAAAKQLLRYRLAEEGPADVRIGNVASDLGIVTGSGEVTFSLESGSEYLKIDNITGELSTSERRIDREKLPQCQMIFDENECFLDFEVSVIGPSQSWVDLFEGRVIVLDINDNTPTFPSPVLTLTVEENRPVGTLYLLPTATDRDFGRNGIERYELLQEPGGGGGGGGGGGESRRGGAIESAPYPGGGGGGGGGPGSSKRRLEASEGGGGSASGGGGRSTVFELQVADTPDGEKQPQLIVKGALDREQRDSYELTLRVRDGGDPPRSSQAILRVLITDVNDNSPRFEKSVYEADLAENSTPGTPILQLRAADLDVGVNGQIEYVFGAATENVRRLLRLDETTGWLSVLHRIDREEVNQLRFTVMARDRGQPPKTDKATVVLNIKDENDNVPSIEIRKIGRIPLKDGVANVAEDVLVDTPIALVQVSDRDQGENGVVTCTVVGDVPFQLKPASDTEGDQNKKKYFLHTSAPLDYESTREYNVVIVAVDSGSPSLSSNNSLVVKVGDTNDNPPVFDQSVVEVYFPENNIPGERVATVVATDADSGKNAEIAYSLDSSVVGTFAIDPDSGDILVNTVLDREQNDRYEFKVTAKDKGIPVLQGSTTVIVQVADKNDNDPKFMQDVFTFYVKENLQPNSPVGMVTVMDADKGRNAEMSLYIEEDSNIFSIENDTGTIYSTTAFDREHQTTYTFKVKAVDGGDPPRSATATVSLFVMDENDNAPTVTFPSNISYTLLPPSSNVRTVVATVLATDSDTGVNADLNYSIVGGNPFKLFEIDATSGVVSLVGKLAQKHYGLHRLVVQVNDSGQPSQSTTTLVHVFVNESVSNATVVDSQITRSLHTPLTQDIAGDPSYEISKQRLSIVIGVVAGIMTVILIILIVVMARYCRSKNKNGYEAGKKDHEDFFTPQQHDKSKKPKKDKKNKKSKQPLYSSIVTVEASKPNGQRYDSVNEKLSDSPSMGRYRSVNGGPGSPDLARHYKSSSPLPTVQLHPQSPTAGKKHQAVQDLPPANTFVGAGDNISIGSDHCSEYSCQTNNKYSKQIHPHPYITVFG comes from the exons ATGCTGAGAATGCGGACTATGGGCTTGGCGCGCGGCTGGTGCTGCTGGTGCCTCTGCTGTTTCCTCCTGCCGGTCTCCGTCACCCTGGCCGCCGCCAAGCAGCTCCTGAGATACCGGTTGGCCGAGGAAGGACCTGCCGATGTCCGCATCGGGAACGTGGCTTCAGACCTGGGCATCGTGACGGGCTCCGGAGAGGTGACTTTCAGTCTGGAGTCGGGCTCCGAGTACCTTAAGATCGACAACATCACCGGGGAGCTGAGCACTAGCGAGCGGCGCATTGACCGCGAAAAGCTGCCCCAGTGCCAGATGATCTTCGACGAGAACGAGTGCTTCCTGGACTTCGAGGTCTCTGTGATCGGCCCCTCTCAGAGCTGGGTGGACCTTTTCGAGGGCCGGGTCATCGTGCTGGACATTAACGACAACACCCCTACCTTCCCCTCTCCCGTCCTCACTCTCACAGTGGAGGAGAACCGGCCGGTGGGAACACTCTACCTTCTCCCCACCGCTACCGACCGCGACTTCGGCCGCAATGGCATTGAGCGCTACGAGCTACTCCAGGAGcccgggggcggcggcggcggcggcggcggcgggggggAGAGCCGTCGCGGAGGGGCGATCGAGAGCGCCCCCTACCCCGGGGGTGGCGGAGGGGGCGGCGGCGGCCCCGGCAGCTCCAAGCGGCGGCTGGAGGCGTCCGAGGGCGGCGGGGGCAGCGCCTCGGGCGGCGGGGGCCGAAGCACCGTGTTCGAGTTGCAGGTGGCCGACACTCCGGACGGTGAGAAACAGCCGCAGCTGATCGTCAAGGGGGCGCTGGACCGGGAGCAGCGGGACTCCTATGAACTGACCCTGAGGGTGCGGGACGGAGGCGACCCGCCGCGCTCCTCTCAAGCCATCCTGCGGGTGCTCATCACCGACGTGAATGACAACAGCCCCCGCTTTGAGAAGAGCGTGTACGAGGCTGATCTGGCTGAGAACAGCACCCCGGGCACTCCGATACTGCAGCTCCGCGCCGCCGACCTGGACGTGGGAGTGAATGGTCAGATCGAGTATGTCTTCGGGGCAGCCACGGAGAACGTGAGGCGGTTGCTCAGGCTGGACGAGACTACGGGCTGGCTCAGTGTCCTGCACCGCATCGACCGCGAGGAGGTGAACCAGCTACGCTTCACGGTCATGGCCCGGGATCGGGGGCAGCCCCCGAAGACCGACAAGGCTACGGTGGTGCTCAATATCAAAGATGAGAACGACAACGTGCCGTCCATCGAAATCCGAAAAATCGGGCGCATCCCACTTAAGGACGGGGTGGCGAACGTGGCCGAAGACGTTTTGGTAGACACCCCCATAGCCCTGGTGCAGGTGTCAGATAGAGACCAAGGGGAGAACGGGGTGGTCACCTGCACTGTGGTGGGGGACGTGCCTTTCCAACTTAAGCCGGCCAGCGACACGGAGGGtgaccaaaacaagaaaaagtacTTCCTACACACTTCAGCCCCCCTGGACTACGAGAGCACCCGGGAATACAATGTTGTCATAGTGGCGGTGGACTCAGGCAGCCCGAGTCTTTCCAGCAACAATTCCCTAGTGGTGAAGGTCGGAGACACCAATGACAACCCCCCGGTATTTGACCAGTCGGTGGTGGAGGTCTATTTCCCTGAGAACAACATTCCTGGGGAGAGGGTGGCCACAGTAGTGGCCACAGACGCAGACAGTGGGAAGAATGCGGAGATCGCATACTCCCTGGACTCCTCGGTAGTAGGGACCTTTGCCATTGATCCGGACTCTGGGGATATCCTAGTCAATACTGTGCTGGACCGGGAGCAGAATGATAGGTACGAGTTTAAAGTAACTGCCAAAGACAAAGGCATTCCTGTGCTCCAGGGCAGCACCACCGTGATAGTGCAGGTGGCTGACAAGAACGACAATGATCCTAAGTTTATGCAGGATGTTTTTACcttttatgtgaaagaaaatttgCAGCCCAATAGCCCAGTAGGGATGGTCACGGTAATGGATGCTGACAAAGGGCGAAATGCAGAAATGAGCTTGTACATAGAAGAGGACagtaatattttttccattgaaaatGACACAGGAACAATTTACTCTACTACAGCTTTTGACCGGGAGCATCAGACTACATACACCTTCAAAGTGAAGGCAGTAGATGGAGGAGACCCTCCAAGGTCGGCCACAGCTACTGTATCTCTTTTTGTGATGGATGAAAATGACAATGCTCCCACAGTTACCTTTCCTAGCAACATCTCATACACTTTACTGCCACCTTCAAGTAATGTAAGAACAGTGGTGGCCACAGTGCTGGCAACTGACAGTGACACTGGTGTAAATGCAGATCTTAACTATAGTATTGTGGGAGGAAATCCCTTCAAGTTATTTGAAATTGATGCCACTAGTGGGGTTGTGTCCTTAGTGGGGAAGCTGGCCCAGAAACATTATGGCTTGCACCGGTTAGTGGTACAGGTCAATGACAGTGGGCAGCCTTCACAATCCACCACCACTTTAGTGCATGTCTTTGTCAATGAAAGTGTTTCAAATGCTACTGTGGTTGACTCCCAGATAACCCGAAGTTTGCACACTCCATTAACTCAAGATATTGCTGGTGACCCAAGTTATGAAATTAGCAAACAGAGACTGAGTATTGTAATAGGGGTTGTTGCTGGGATTATGACAGTCATCCTGATTATCTTGATCGTAGTAATGGCAAGGTACTGCAggtccaaaaataaaaatggatatgaAGCAGGTAAAAAAGATCATGAGGACTTTTTTACACCCCAGCAGCATGACAAATCTAAAAAGcctaaaaaggacaaaaaaaataaaaaatcaaagcaacCTCTCTACAGCAGCATTGTAACAGTAGAGGCTTCTAAACCAAATGGACAAAGGTATGATAGTGTCAATGAAAAGCTCTCAGATAGCCCTAGCATGGGACGATACCGGTCAGTAAATGGTGGTCCAGGCAGTCCTGACCTAGCAAGGCATTACAAATCCAGTTCTCCACTTCCTACTGTCCAACTTCATCCCCAGTCACCAACTGCTGGAAAAAAACACCAGGCCGTACAAGATCTACCGCCAGCTAACACTTTTGTGGGAGCAGGAGACAACATTTCAATTGGATCAGATCATTGTTCTGAGTACAGCTGTCAAACCAATAACAAGTACAGCAAACAG atTCATCCACATCCATACATTACGGTGTTTGGCTGA
- the PCDH7 gene encoding protocadherin-7 isoform X5 has product MLRMRTMGLARGWCCWCLCCFLLPVSVTLAAAKQLLRYRLAEEGPADVRIGNVASDLGIVTGSGEVTFSLESGSEYLKIDNITGELSTSERRIDREKLPQCQMIFDENECFLDFEVSVIGPSQSWVDLFEGRVIVLDINDNTPTFPSPVLTLTVEENRPVGTLYLLPTATDRDFGRNGIERYELLQEPGGGGGGGGGGGESRRGGAIESAPYPGGGGGGGGGPGSSKRRLEASEGGGGSASGGGGRSTVFELQVADTPDGEKQPQLIVKGALDREQRDSYELTLRVRDGGDPPRSSQAILRVLITDVNDNSPRFEKSVYEADLAENSTPGTPILQLRAADLDVGVNGQIEYVFGAATENVRRLLRLDETTGWLSVLHRIDREEVNQLRFTVMARDRGQPPKTDKATVVLNIKDENDNVPSIEIRKIGRIPLKDGVANVAEDVLVDTPIALVQVSDRDQGENGVVTCTVVGDVPFQLKPASDTEGDQNKKKYFLHTSAPLDYESTREYNVVIVAVDSGSPSLSSNNSLVVKVGDTNDNPPVFDQSVVEVYFPENNIPGERVATVVATDADSGKNAEIAYSLDSSVVGTFAIDPDSGDILVNTVLDREQNDRYEFKVTAKDKGIPVLQGSTTVIVQVADKNDNDPKFMQDVFTFYVKENLQPNSPVGMVTVMDADKGRNAEMSLYIEEDSNIFSIENDTGTIYSTTAFDREHQTTYTFKVKAVDGGDPPRSATATVSLFVMDENDNAPTVTFPSNISYTLLPPSSNVRTVVATVLATDSDTGVNADLNYSIVGGNPFKLFEIDATSGVVSLVGKLAQKHYGLHRLVVQVNDSGQPSQSTTTLVHVFVNESVSNATVVDSQITRSLHTPLTQDIAGDPSYEISKQRLSIVIGVVAGIMTVILIILIVVMARYCRSKNKNGYEAGKKDHEDFFTPQQHDKSKKPKKDKKNKKSKQPLYSSIVTVEASKPNGQRYDSVNEKLSDSPSMGRYRSVNGGPGSPDLARHYKSSSPLPTVQLHPQSPTAGKKHQAVQDLPPANTFVGAGDNISIGSDHCSEYSCQTNNKYSKQPFRRVTFSVVSQPQDPHQGSLQSCYDSGLEESETPSSKSSSGPRLGALPLPEDNYERTTPDGSVGVAAITTFPLLPFPHGKTHGRRALLRPLH; this is encoded by the coding sequence ATGCTGAGAATGCGGACTATGGGCTTGGCGCGCGGCTGGTGCTGCTGGTGCCTCTGCTGTTTCCTCCTGCCGGTCTCCGTCACCCTGGCCGCCGCCAAGCAGCTCCTGAGATACCGGTTGGCCGAGGAAGGACCTGCCGATGTCCGCATCGGGAACGTGGCTTCAGACCTGGGCATCGTGACGGGCTCCGGAGAGGTGACTTTCAGTCTGGAGTCGGGCTCCGAGTACCTTAAGATCGACAACATCACCGGGGAGCTGAGCACTAGCGAGCGGCGCATTGACCGCGAAAAGCTGCCCCAGTGCCAGATGATCTTCGACGAGAACGAGTGCTTCCTGGACTTCGAGGTCTCTGTGATCGGCCCCTCTCAGAGCTGGGTGGACCTTTTCGAGGGCCGGGTCATCGTGCTGGACATTAACGACAACACCCCTACCTTCCCCTCTCCCGTCCTCACTCTCACAGTGGAGGAGAACCGGCCGGTGGGAACACTCTACCTTCTCCCCACCGCTACCGACCGCGACTTCGGCCGCAATGGCATTGAGCGCTACGAGCTACTCCAGGAGcccgggggcggcggcggcggcggcggcggcgggggggAGAGCCGTCGCGGAGGGGCGATCGAGAGCGCCCCCTACCCCGGGGGTGGCGGAGGGGGCGGCGGCGGCCCCGGCAGCTCCAAGCGGCGGCTGGAGGCGTCCGAGGGCGGCGGGGGCAGCGCCTCGGGCGGCGGGGGCCGAAGCACCGTGTTCGAGTTGCAGGTGGCCGACACTCCGGACGGTGAGAAACAGCCGCAGCTGATCGTCAAGGGGGCGCTGGACCGGGAGCAGCGGGACTCCTATGAACTGACCCTGAGGGTGCGGGACGGAGGCGACCCGCCGCGCTCCTCTCAAGCCATCCTGCGGGTGCTCATCACCGACGTGAATGACAACAGCCCCCGCTTTGAGAAGAGCGTGTACGAGGCTGATCTGGCTGAGAACAGCACCCCGGGCACTCCGATACTGCAGCTCCGCGCCGCCGACCTGGACGTGGGAGTGAATGGTCAGATCGAGTATGTCTTCGGGGCAGCCACGGAGAACGTGAGGCGGTTGCTCAGGCTGGACGAGACTACGGGCTGGCTCAGTGTCCTGCACCGCATCGACCGCGAGGAGGTGAACCAGCTACGCTTCACGGTCATGGCCCGGGATCGGGGGCAGCCCCCGAAGACCGACAAGGCTACGGTGGTGCTCAATATCAAAGATGAGAACGACAACGTGCCGTCCATCGAAATCCGAAAAATCGGGCGCATCCCACTTAAGGACGGGGTGGCGAACGTGGCCGAAGACGTTTTGGTAGACACCCCCATAGCCCTGGTGCAGGTGTCAGATAGAGACCAAGGGGAGAACGGGGTGGTCACCTGCACTGTGGTGGGGGACGTGCCTTTCCAACTTAAGCCGGCCAGCGACACGGAGGGtgaccaaaacaagaaaaagtacTTCCTACACACTTCAGCCCCCCTGGACTACGAGAGCACCCGGGAATACAATGTTGTCATAGTGGCGGTGGACTCAGGCAGCCCGAGTCTTTCCAGCAACAATTCCCTAGTGGTGAAGGTCGGAGACACCAATGACAACCCCCCGGTATTTGACCAGTCGGTGGTGGAGGTCTATTTCCCTGAGAACAACATTCCTGGGGAGAGGGTGGCCACAGTAGTGGCCACAGACGCAGACAGTGGGAAGAATGCGGAGATCGCATACTCCCTGGACTCCTCGGTAGTAGGGACCTTTGCCATTGATCCGGACTCTGGGGATATCCTAGTCAATACTGTGCTGGACCGGGAGCAGAATGATAGGTACGAGTTTAAAGTAACTGCCAAAGACAAAGGCATTCCTGTGCTCCAGGGCAGCACCACCGTGATAGTGCAGGTGGCTGACAAGAACGACAATGATCCTAAGTTTATGCAGGATGTTTTTACcttttatgtgaaagaaaatttgCAGCCCAATAGCCCAGTAGGGATGGTCACGGTAATGGATGCTGACAAAGGGCGAAATGCAGAAATGAGCTTGTACATAGAAGAGGACagtaatattttttccattgaaaatGACACAGGAACAATTTACTCTACTACAGCTTTTGACCGGGAGCATCAGACTACATACACCTTCAAAGTGAAGGCAGTAGATGGAGGAGACCCTCCAAGGTCGGCCACAGCTACTGTATCTCTTTTTGTGATGGATGAAAATGACAATGCTCCCACAGTTACCTTTCCTAGCAACATCTCATACACTTTACTGCCACCTTCAAGTAATGTAAGAACAGTGGTGGCCACAGTGCTGGCAACTGACAGTGACACTGGTGTAAATGCAGATCTTAACTATAGTATTGTGGGAGGAAATCCCTTCAAGTTATTTGAAATTGATGCCACTAGTGGGGTTGTGTCCTTAGTGGGGAAGCTGGCCCAGAAACATTATGGCTTGCACCGGTTAGTGGTACAGGTCAATGACAGTGGGCAGCCTTCACAATCCACCACCACTTTAGTGCATGTCTTTGTCAATGAAAGTGTTTCAAATGCTACTGTGGTTGACTCCCAGATAACCCGAAGTTTGCACACTCCATTAACTCAAGATATTGCTGGTGACCCAAGTTATGAAATTAGCAAACAGAGACTGAGTATTGTAATAGGGGTTGTTGCTGGGATTATGACAGTCATCCTGATTATCTTGATCGTAGTAATGGCAAGGTACTGCAggtccaaaaataaaaatggatatgaAGCAGGTAAAAAAGATCATGAGGACTTTTTTACACCCCAGCAGCATGACAAATCTAAAAAGcctaaaaaggacaaaaaaaataaaaaatcaaagcaacCTCTCTACAGCAGCATTGTAACAGTAGAGGCTTCTAAACCAAATGGACAAAGGTATGATAGTGTCAATGAAAAGCTCTCAGATAGCCCTAGCATGGGACGATACCGGTCAGTAAATGGTGGTCCAGGCAGTCCTGACCTAGCAAGGCATTACAAATCCAGTTCTCCACTTCCTACTGTCCAACTTCATCCCCAGTCACCAACTGCTGGAAAAAAACACCAGGCCGTACAAGATCTACCGCCAGCTAACACTTTTGTGGGAGCAGGAGACAACATTTCAATTGGATCAGATCATTGTTCTGAGTACAGCTGTCAAACCAATAACAAGTACAGCAAACAG
- the PCDH7 gene encoding protocadherin-7 isoform X4: MLRMRTMGLARGWCCWCLCCFLLPVSVTLAAAKQLLRYRLAEEGPADVRIGNVASDLGIVTGSGEVTFSLESGSEYLKIDNITGELSTSERRIDREKLPQCQMIFDENECFLDFEVSVIGPSQSWVDLFEGRVIVLDINDNTPTFPSPVLTLTVEENRPVGTLYLLPTATDRDFGRNGIERYELLQEPGGGGGGGGGGGESRRGGAIESAPYPGGGGGGGGGPGSSKRRLEASEGGGGSASGGGGRSTVFELQVADTPDGEKQPQLIVKGALDREQRDSYELTLRVRDGGDPPRSSQAILRVLITDVNDNSPRFEKSVYEADLAENSTPGTPILQLRAADLDVGVNGQIEYVFGAATENVRRLLRLDETTGWLSVLHRIDREEVNQLRFTVMARDRGQPPKTDKATVVLNIKDENDNVPSIEIRKIGRIPLKDGVANVAEDVLVDTPIALVQVSDRDQGENGVVTCTVVGDVPFQLKPASDTEGDQNKKKYFLHTSAPLDYESTREYNVVIVAVDSGSPSLSSNNSLVVKVGDTNDNPPVFDQSVVEVYFPENNIPGERVATVVATDADSGKNAEIAYSLDSSVVGTFAIDPDSGDILVNTVLDREQNDRYEFKVTAKDKGIPVLQGSTTVIVQVADKNDNDPKFMQDVFTFYVKENLQPNSPVGMVTVMDADKGRNAEMSLYIEEDSNIFSIENDTGTIYSTTAFDREHQTTYTFKVKAVDGGDPPRSATATVSLFVMDENDNAPTVTFPSNISYTLLPPSSNVRTVVATVLATDSDTGVNADLNYSIVGGNPFKLFEIDATSGVVSLVGKLAQKHYGLHRLVVQVNDSGQPSQSTTTLVHVFVNESVSNATVVDSQITRSLHTPLTQDIAGDPSYEISKQRLSIVIGVVAGIMTVILIILIVVMARYCRSKNKNGYEAGKKDHEDFFTPQQHDKSKKPKKDKKNKKSKQPLYSSIVTVEASKPNGQRYDSVNEKLSDSPSMGRYRSVNGGPGSPDLARHYKSSSPLPTVQLHPQSPTAGKKHQAVQDLPPANTFVGAGDNISIGSDHCSEYSCQTNNKYSKQPFRRVTFSVVSQPQDPHQGSLQSCYDSGLEESETPSSKSSSGPRLGALPLPEDNYERTTPDGSVGEAEHMENGVAAITTFPLLPFPHGKTHGRRALLRPLH, translated from the coding sequence ATGCTGAGAATGCGGACTATGGGCTTGGCGCGCGGCTGGTGCTGCTGGTGCCTCTGCTGTTTCCTCCTGCCGGTCTCCGTCACCCTGGCCGCCGCCAAGCAGCTCCTGAGATACCGGTTGGCCGAGGAAGGACCTGCCGATGTCCGCATCGGGAACGTGGCTTCAGACCTGGGCATCGTGACGGGCTCCGGAGAGGTGACTTTCAGTCTGGAGTCGGGCTCCGAGTACCTTAAGATCGACAACATCACCGGGGAGCTGAGCACTAGCGAGCGGCGCATTGACCGCGAAAAGCTGCCCCAGTGCCAGATGATCTTCGACGAGAACGAGTGCTTCCTGGACTTCGAGGTCTCTGTGATCGGCCCCTCTCAGAGCTGGGTGGACCTTTTCGAGGGCCGGGTCATCGTGCTGGACATTAACGACAACACCCCTACCTTCCCCTCTCCCGTCCTCACTCTCACAGTGGAGGAGAACCGGCCGGTGGGAACACTCTACCTTCTCCCCACCGCTACCGACCGCGACTTCGGCCGCAATGGCATTGAGCGCTACGAGCTACTCCAGGAGcccgggggcggcggcggcggcggcggcggcgggggggAGAGCCGTCGCGGAGGGGCGATCGAGAGCGCCCCCTACCCCGGGGGTGGCGGAGGGGGCGGCGGCGGCCCCGGCAGCTCCAAGCGGCGGCTGGAGGCGTCCGAGGGCGGCGGGGGCAGCGCCTCGGGCGGCGGGGGCCGAAGCACCGTGTTCGAGTTGCAGGTGGCCGACACTCCGGACGGTGAGAAACAGCCGCAGCTGATCGTCAAGGGGGCGCTGGACCGGGAGCAGCGGGACTCCTATGAACTGACCCTGAGGGTGCGGGACGGAGGCGACCCGCCGCGCTCCTCTCAAGCCATCCTGCGGGTGCTCATCACCGACGTGAATGACAACAGCCCCCGCTTTGAGAAGAGCGTGTACGAGGCTGATCTGGCTGAGAACAGCACCCCGGGCACTCCGATACTGCAGCTCCGCGCCGCCGACCTGGACGTGGGAGTGAATGGTCAGATCGAGTATGTCTTCGGGGCAGCCACGGAGAACGTGAGGCGGTTGCTCAGGCTGGACGAGACTACGGGCTGGCTCAGTGTCCTGCACCGCATCGACCGCGAGGAGGTGAACCAGCTACGCTTCACGGTCATGGCCCGGGATCGGGGGCAGCCCCCGAAGACCGACAAGGCTACGGTGGTGCTCAATATCAAAGATGAGAACGACAACGTGCCGTCCATCGAAATCCGAAAAATCGGGCGCATCCCACTTAAGGACGGGGTGGCGAACGTGGCCGAAGACGTTTTGGTAGACACCCCCATAGCCCTGGTGCAGGTGTCAGATAGAGACCAAGGGGAGAACGGGGTGGTCACCTGCACTGTGGTGGGGGACGTGCCTTTCCAACTTAAGCCGGCCAGCGACACGGAGGGtgaccaaaacaagaaaaagtacTTCCTACACACTTCAGCCCCCCTGGACTACGAGAGCACCCGGGAATACAATGTTGTCATAGTGGCGGTGGACTCAGGCAGCCCGAGTCTTTCCAGCAACAATTCCCTAGTGGTGAAGGTCGGAGACACCAATGACAACCCCCCGGTATTTGACCAGTCGGTGGTGGAGGTCTATTTCCCTGAGAACAACATTCCTGGGGAGAGGGTGGCCACAGTAGTGGCCACAGACGCAGACAGTGGGAAGAATGCGGAGATCGCATACTCCCTGGACTCCTCGGTAGTAGGGACCTTTGCCATTGATCCGGACTCTGGGGATATCCTAGTCAATACTGTGCTGGACCGGGAGCAGAATGATAGGTACGAGTTTAAAGTAACTGCCAAAGACAAAGGCATTCCTGTGCTCCAGGGCAGCACCACCGTGATAGTGCAGGTGGCTGACAAGAACGACAATGATCCTAAGTTTATGCAGGATGTTTTTACcttttatgtgaaagaaaatttgCAGCCCAATAGCCCAGTAGGGATGGTCACGGTAATGGATGCTGACAAAGGGCGAAATGCAGAAATGAGCTTGTACATAGAAGAGGACagtaatattttttccattgaaaatGACACAGGAACAATTTACTCTACTACAGCTTTTGACCGGGAGCATCAGACTACATACACCTTCAAAGTGAAGGCAGTAGATGGAGGAGACCCTCCAAGGTCGGCCACAGCTACTGTATCTCTTTTTGTGATGGATGAAAATGACAATGCTCCCACAGTTACCTTTCCTAGCAACATCTCATACACTTTACTGCCACCTTCAAGTAATGTAAGAACAGTGGTGGCCACAGTGCTGGCAACTGACAGTGACACTGGTGTAAATGCAGATCTTAACTATAGTATTGTGGGAGGAAATCCCTTCAAGTTATTTGAAATTGATGCCACTAGTGGGGTTGTGTCCTTAGTGGGGAAGCTGGCCCAGAAACATTATGGCTTGCACCGGTTAGTGGTACAGGTCAATGACAGTGGGCAGCCTTCACAATCCACCACCACTTTAGTGCATGTCTTTGTCAATGAAAGTGTTTCAAATGCTACTGTGGTTGACTCCCAGATAACCCGAAGTTTGCACACTCCATTAACTCAAGATATTGCTGGTGACCCAAGTTATGAAATTAGCAAACAGAGACTGAGTATTGTAATAGGGGTTGTTGCTGGGATTATGACAGTCATCCTGATTATCTTGATCGTAGTAATGGCAAGGTACTGCAggtccaaaaataaaaatggatatgaAGCAGGTAAAAAAGATCATGAGGACTTTTTTACACCCCAGCAGCATGACAAATCTAAAAAGcctaaaaaggacaaaaaaaataaaaaatcaaagcaacCTCTCTACAGCAGCATTGTAACAGTAGAGGCTTCTAAACCAAATGGACAAAGGTATGATAGTGTCAATGAAAAGCTCTCAGATAGCCCTAGCATGGGACGATACCGGTCAGTAAATGGTGGTCCAGGCAGTCCTGACCTAGCAAGGCATTACAAATCCAGTTCTCCACTTCCTACTGTCCAACTTCATCCCCAGTCACCAACTGCTGGAAAAAAACACCAGGCCGTACAAGATCTACCGCCAGCTAACACTTTTGTGGGAGCAGGAGACAACATTTCAATTGGATCAGATCATTGTTCTGAGTACAGCTGTCAAACCAATAACAAGTACAGCAAACAG